The Candidatus Schekmanbacteria bacterium RIFCSPLOWO2_02_FULL_38_14 genome contains the following window.
CGAACAACACGCATACGCATACGATTTGTTTGGCTTTAAAAGAAATGATGAATTAGAAATTGGACCACTTTTCAAAGGGCAAGGCAGAGAAGCAAAACAAAGCTACATTCAAGGATTAACAGATGTTCTAAATAACTGCAAAAAATATTTGATAGAAGATTATGACATTTTTCTTGTTGCAAATGACAAATACAATATGTATCCTGTCATCGCGAAAAATACAGAAATGAAAATCGTAAATCAATATAAACGTCCAGTATTAAACCGCACAGAAAAAGATAAAGGTGCTTATTCAGAAATCATTTTTCATTTCAAAACAAAATAAATATGGAAACAATAGAATTAGAAAAAATTGTTTATTCGCTTTGCATTGAAGACTTACAAAATGTAGCGAATGAAATATTGGGCAGAGAACTTAATGCAGATGAAGTGTCAATACTTGAGAATAAAATTGGCGACTACATTGATTGGTACGGTGCCATTAATAATGCTATATTACAAAACATAACTCTAAATAAATAATGGCACTTTCGCAAAACCAAATTATAGATATAGAAAATGTTTTACGAAATAGTTTAAGACACAAATTCCAAAACTACAATCCAGAACCAGCTTCAATGCCATTTCATACAAGGTTACTTGGCAAAGACAGATTGGCTTTGTACTCTTTTATCCATTCTCTAAATACGAATTTCGGCACAAGTATTTTTGAGCCAGTTGCCTTAGCATTAGCTTCATCAAGTTTTACAAGTGCTGCATCAAAACAAACAGCGGGGACACAAATTTCTTCTGAAGCACATCATGTGATTCAAAATATTATGGATGGTTTAGCTACAGCAACATCCTCACCAAACAAACCAGAAGAAATTATTGCAATCAAAGAAGTTTGCAGACAAGGCGAAATGAAAAAAGTGAAGCTTACAAAAGTTGACATCAAACTTGTAGCACATGACGGAACAATTTATCTCTTTGACCTAAAGACAGCCAAGCCAAATGCCGGTGGTTTTAAAGAATTTAAGCGGACTCTTTTAGAATGGATTGCTGCAACACTTGCAGGAAATCCAACTGCTGATGTTCAATCTTTCATTGCAATTCCTTACAACCCTTATGAACCAGAACCCTATAATCGTTGGACAATGAGAGGAATGTTAGACCTTGACAAAGAATTAAAAGTTGCAAGTGAGTTTTGGGATTTTATTGGCGGTGAAGGCGCATACCAAAATTTACTTGATATTTTTGAACGCATAGGGATTGAATTGCGAACAGAGATTGATGATTACTTCGCTCGATACAACAAGCAAAATTGAAACGGCATATTTTCTTGAACACAGTCGGGCATCCGGCAACAAAAAAATTAAAAAAATTTTTTAAAAACTTCTTTAATCTCTCAAACATTATCTGCTCATTCCAAAAATAATACCATCTGATTCTTTGAACCCCCTTTTCTGCAAGCCATCTTTTCTGCTTTACAGCTTACAGCTTATAATTTATAGCTATTTTTATTATTTTAACTTGTAATTCCCTGTGGTCTTGCCACAGGGTAGTTCATTTGGAATTTGGGTTTTGTAATTTGGAATTTTAAAATATGATTTACGCAATTCTTCTTGCTGCCGGTGAATCAAAGAGGATGGGGACACTAAAGCAGATTCTTCCCTTTGGTAAAAGCACAGTAATCGAAATCGTTATAGATTCTCTTTTGGAATCTGATATAGAGAAAACAAAAGTTGTTCTTGGCTACAGGTCAGAAGAAATTTCAGGAGTAATTGGGAACAGGGAGGTTGATATTGTCATAAATAAAAATTACAAGAACGGAATGCTTTCTTCTATAAAATGCGGAATCTCCTCTCTGCCTGAAGACGCTGAGGCTTTTCTGCTCTGCCTTGTGGACCAGCCGGCAATAATGGCTTCAGATATTAATAAATTAATTAAGGCATATAAAAAATCAGGAAAGGGAATTATAATTCCGGCTTATAAGGGGAAGAGAGGCCATCCAATAGTCTTTGACAGAAAATATACAGATGATATCATCAATCTTAAGGAAGACGGTGATGGATTGAGGGAAGTAGTCTGGAAAAACTCTGATGATATTCTTGAGGTTGAGGTTGAAAATAATGCGGTAATTAAGGATATGGATAATATTGAAGAGTACAGGGAGATAGTAAAGATTACAAAGTGCAAAAGTCAAAATGAAAAATGATAAAAGATACTTGTCATTGCGAGGAGCGAAGCAACGAAGCAATCTCTGCTTGAATGTTGGCTGTTGGCTTTTTTGAGATTACTTCGCTATCGCTCGTAATGACATTCATTGAGATTTATTCAGAAACTTATTTAGAAAAAAGAACTTTTTAATAATGTTAGATATCTATAAAGAAATTGTCAGAATCAGAGAATCTGGGGAAAAGGCAGCGCTTGCCACAATAGTTTCAAGAAAGGGCTCGACTCCACGGAAAGAATCAGCAAAGATGCTGATTAAGAGTGACGGGTCAATCATCGGTTCAATAGGAGGCGGATGTGTTGAGGGACAGGTCTGGGATGACGCAAAAGAGGTTATTAAAAAAGGGAAATCAAAAATCCTCCATTTTGACCTTACAAATGAGGAGATTGCCCTTGACGGGCTTGCATGCGGAGGAAAGATGGATGTTTTAATAGAACCAATACTGCCTGTGCCAACAATGTTCATATTTGGCGCAGGACATATATCTCTGCCTCTCTGCAAGATTGCCAAGATTGCAGGATTCAGAGTTGTAATAATCGATGACCGCGATATTTTCGCAAACAGAGAGAGGTTTCCTGATGCAGATGAGATAATTGTTGAAAGTTTTGAGACTGTTTTTAATAAACTCAGAATGAATGATTCCTCTTACCTTGTTATTGTTACCCGCGGACATCTTTATGATGAAAAGGTTCTGGAACTGTCTCTAAGAACCAAAACAAAATATGTTGGAATGATTGGAAGCAAAAGGAAGATAAAGACTATTTTTACTAATTTAAAATCCCGCGGAGCAACACAGGCACAGTTAGAAAAAATTTATACCCCAATTGGCCTCCCAATAGATGCAGAAACTCCTGAGGAAATTGCAGTAAGCATCATGGCTGAAGTGATAAAAGTGAAGCAGGATGAATAGCCATTCAATAAAGAAGCTGTAATCACAATTTTGCAAACTCTCTCTTAACCTCTTCAAGCTTTTCTGGATTCAAGAATAAGTCAAGAGCGGTTAATGCAAGGGCTTTTGCCCCGGCAATCAAGCCTTCATCTCCTTGGGAAGAAATTGCAGCCTGTGCAAACTCTTTTGAATGGGTTGGCGGAGCATCATTGCAGATTTTTATGTTTGGATGGATTGTAGGAAGTATATGGCTTACATTTCCAATATCAGAAGAACCCGTGCCACGCTCTTCCTGAAGGGATTCTTTTATATTTAAAAATTCAAGGCTTTCCCTGAATAGATTTTCCAAAGCCTTGTTGTGCTTCATTGGATAATACCTGTTCTCTCCCATTTCTATTTCAATCCTGCACCCTGTTGCTGTTGCGCCTGCCTGTGCGCATGCCTTGACTTTTTCAATGAGAGTTTCAAGATAGTCTTTGTCTTTTGTCCTTACATAAAACCAGCAGGATGCAAAGGCAGGAATAATATTTGGCCTTTCTCCTCCATCAGTTATTATTCCGTGAATTCTTACATCGCTTGGAAGCTGCTGACGGAGGGCATTTATGTTATTAAATGTAAGAATCACAGCATCAAGGGCATTTCTGCCAAGAAAAGGAGATGCAGCAGCGTGTGCGCTCTGTCCGTAGAACTTAAACCTCATCTGAACATTTGCAAGAAAATTTGCCCTTGCCTTTGTCTTGATGTCAGGGTGAATCATCATTGCAGTATCAACACCATTAAAAACTCCAGCTTTGATGAGCGAGAGTTTGCCTCCTCCGCCTTCCTCAGCAGGAGTGCCAACTACAAGAATCCTTCCAAAATCACTTTTTAAAACCCTTGCAAGTGCCGCAGCTGCGCCGCAGCTTGCAGGCCCGATTATGTTGTGTCCGCAGCCGTGACCAATCCCGGGCAGGGCATCGTACTCAGCAAAAAAAGCTATGCAGGGTTTATTTTTTGCTTCCCTTGGGAACTGTGCAACAAAAGCGGTCTCCATTGAAGCTACGCTAATCTTTATGTCAAAGCCGTTTTCTTTTAAAAAATCTGTAAGCCACTTGCAGGCTTTATATTCATTAAAGCCAAGCTCAGGGTTGCTGTGAATATTATGGCTTAGAATTATAAGCTCTTTTTTAATTGCATCTACAGCAGCTATTATTTCATTTTTTATCTTCTGAGTTTCCATTCACTTTCTACCTCTGGTTATTATTTGGTTATTTTTCATTATGATAAAAAAATATTTTAAAATAAATCTATCTGATTGTTTCCTTTTTATCAGGATATTCTTAATTTATCAACCTCTTCTATTCAATAGAATTCAAGAAGGATTAATAAAAATTTCATTGCCTTGACAAAGGGTAAAGTCCTAAGTAAATTTGGTATAGGTTAAAAAGGAATAAAGTTTTGTATCTACCTCTAAAAGATAACAGCACTGTGGCAATAATTGGCGGAGGACCTGCAGGGTCAAGCTGCGCAATTAAACTTCTTCAGGAATCTAAAAATCTTGGCAGGAAACTGCGGGTTGTGATTTTTGAAGGCAAGGATTATGATATCCACTTTAACCAGTGTGTGGGGGTATTATCGCCTCCCCTGCAATCAATCCTTGAAAAAGAACTAGGGCTATTCCTGCCATCTGAATTAATCAAGAGACAGATTTATGGCTACAGGCTCCATGGTCCAGGACAGGAAATACTTCTTGTGGGTCAGGACGCTTCAGAACCAACCTATACTGTAAGACGAGTCAAGTTTGATAAATATCTCCTTAATTGTGCTAGAGAATTGGGGGCAGAGGTTTTAAGAACCCGTGTTTCATACCTTGAGTTTATCCGGAAAGAAGGAATAGATGAGGTAAGGATTTATAGCGATAGCACATATCTTAAAGCTGATGTTGTAGTTGGTGCCTTTGGACTTGATGAGATGATGCTAAGCGTTCTTGAAGAAGCAACATCAAAAGACGGAAACTATTCAAGACCCAATAAAGTGCTTAAAACTTATATTGCAAAGTTCCATACAACAGGAGGGTTTATCAGGCAGAAGCTGGGGAATATAATCTATGCATACCTTGTCCCTGTTTTGGTACCAAACATAGAGTTTGGTGCAATAACTCCAAAGGCTGACCACATCATAATAAATATTGCCGGAGAAAAAGTAAGTTCCTCTGATATGGATGCATTCCTTTCTCTTCCAGAGGTAAAAGAGCATCTGCCGGAATTTAACAGAGATGAAATGTTTTATTATGAAGGCAGATTTCCGACAGCGCCTGCAAGAAACCCCTTTGGCTACAGGTATGTTACTGCTGGTGATGCAACAGGCTGGATGAGGCCATTCAAAGGAAAGGGGATTAACGTTGCCATTGTGACCGGTATTAAAGCAGCAGAGACAATGCTTGAGTTTGGTATAAACAGGGAAGCCTTTGAGAATTATGCAAACAGTTGCAGGGAACTATTGGATGACTACATTTATGGCTCTGGTGTCAGATTACTTTGTAAATACGGTCCAAGCCTTGTTCTGACTCATCTGATTGAGCTTGCAAAGGTTAATCCATCAATCTATGAAGCGCTTTATAATTCTGTTTCAGGTCAGGAAACATATAAGAATATAATCAAGAGCATGTTCAAACCAGTGTTAATAAGAAAAATGGCTCAGGGAGTTATAAAAAGTTATTTACAAAAAAAAGGAGGTAAGATGAGTGAAGTTAAAATAAGAAAATTAACAACCCGGGATATTGATTCAGTTATGAAAATTGACGAGAAAATCACGGGAAAACCACAGGAAGCCTACTGGGCTGGAAAAATAGCGTCTTATCTTTCAAGAGAGCCTGATGCCTGTCTTGCAGCTGAGATTGAAAACAAAGTCGTGGGATTCCTTCTTGGGGACATAAGGGGATGGGAATACACAATTCCCTTATGTGGATGGATTGATATAATGGGAGTTGATATTAACTACCAGGGAAAAGGCGTAGGAAAGATGCTGGTAGAATCACTTTTTGAATATTTTAAGAGCAGTGGAGTTGAAACCGTGATGACAGTAGTTGACTGGAATGATGGGGATTTGATTGATTATTTTCGCTCACATGGGTTTGAAAGAGGAGAATACATCAACCTGGTGAAGAAGCTGAAGTAGCAACTATAAAAAAATTCAAATGTCAAAGCTCAAAGTTCAAATAAAATCCAAAGTCTAAATGACTAAAACTTTTGAAATTTGGATTTTGGTATTTGAACTTATAAATAAAATATATGTCTTTAGAATTAAAAATTGGTAAAGGAAAATGCCAGATTTATGTTGAGGCTCACTCCTACAGTGATGGTTTGAGTATCCTCCTTCACGGTGGGGACAAATCCCATATTGGCGCTGTTGCCATCAGCATACCAAGACAGAGTCTTAAAGAGAAAAGAGTGACAAGTTGTTCTACATCAATTCTTACCATTACAGGGCATAAGGATGACATAATAGCAAGGGAGATGTCTGAAACTGTTTGCAGGAGTATTAAGAAAACCATTGTTGTAGTTGCAGGTGTTCATATAAACAGAGCTTCATCAGAAGATATTAAAAATGTGATGAGGAATTGCAGAAAGGCTTCTAAAAAACTGATTGAATTATTTAATGTTTGACTTTATGAGAGGTCTTTGAATAAGTATTTTATCAGGTATACTATTAATCAAGAACTCATAGTCATTGGCTTTTTTGTAGAAACAGACCTTTAGGTCTGTTGGTAACAGGTCTAAATAGGTTGTTGAAAGACTCGTAACATTGTCATTGCGAGCAAAGCGAAGCAATCTCAGTTTTACGCAAATCAATGAGTTAGAGATTGCCACGTCGCTGTCGCTCCTCGCAATGACAGCGAATAGGAACTTTTTCAACAGGTCTAAAGACCTATTTCTACATTTTTAAAAAGAAAACTGAAAGCTATGCAGAAATTTAAACTCATTGTCGGTATAACAGGAGCAACAGGGGTTGTTTACGGAATAAAACTCCTTGAGTATCTTTCAAAAAATGATTCTGTTGAAACATCGCTTGTTATAACAGAGGCGGCACAGATTACAATAAAGCACGAGACTGATTTTAAGATAGACAAGATAAAATCATTGGCAGATAAAGTTTATGACATTGATGATATCGGCGCGCCGCTTGCAAGCGGTTCATTCAAGAGAGATGGGATGGTAATTGTTCCATGCAGTGTAAAAACAATGTCAGCCCTTGCTAATTCTCTGGCTATGAATCTGCTTTTGCGTGCCGGGGATGTGACATTGAAAGAAAAAAAGCCACTAATTCTTGCAATAAGAGAGACTCCGCTTCATCTCGGGCATTTGAGAAACATGGTACAGCTTTCTGAGATGGGAGCTGTAATTTTACCACTCTGTCCTTCATTCTATCACAAGCCCAGGACTATTGATGAGATGGTTGGTTTTACGGTAGGAAGAATTCTTGACCTTTTTGGAATTGATAATACGCTTACAAAGGAATACCTGGGGAGCAATAAATAAATACACTAACTGTATTAATAAGTGGAGTTAATCTCAAATGTCAAAGCACAAATAACTAAAACCCTTAATATTTGGATTTTGACATTCATTTGACATTTTGGTTTTGACATTTGAACTTATCTACAATTATGAAACCAAATTTTCAGGTTGATCTACTTGCCATTACCCCTGACTGCGAGAAGCTCATTGAAGAAGCAGGAAGAACCTGCTATCTGTCTTTTGGAAAAATAGGAAAAGGTTCAGAAAAAAAATTTATCAAAATGCTGATTAAAAGCGGGCATCTTTCTGTCCTTGAACACGCCTACGCGACTTTCAGGATAAAAGGAGGTTCAAGAGCTTTTACCCACCAGCTTGTAAGGCACAGAATTTGTTCTTTTTCCCAGCAGTCGCAAAGATATGTGAGCGAGAAGGAATTTGACTTCATAACCCCTCATTCAATCAGAAAAAATTCTGAGGCTCTGAAACTTTTCAATGAGACAATGGAGCTTTTAAAGGAAAACTATCAGAAGCTTCAGGCTATGGGGATTAAAAATGAAGATGCAAGATTTGTCCTGCCAAATGCCATTAAGAGCGAGATTGTAATCTCAGCAAACTTAAGAGAATGGCGCTACATCCTTCAGCTCCGCTGTGCGCCTGATGCGCAGTGGGAAATAAGAGGAATTTGCAATGAGATTCTAAAGATTTTAAAAAAAGAGGCTCCTGTTGTGTTTGAAGATTTTGAATTAGATGGAGATAAGAAAGTAGCAATAGTAAAATAATCTACTATCTAATGATGTCATTGCTAGGAGCGAAATTCCTCAAGAAATTTTAAGCTAAAATTGGCAGAGAGATATTATAGACTTTTTGCTATCTTTCTAATAGCATCAATTGTTAAATCGATATCTTCAAAAGTATTGAAAAACCCCGGGCTTATTCTTATTGCTCCATCAGGATATGTTCCTGCGGTTTTATGGGAGTCAGGAGAGCAGTGGAGTCCTGCTCTGGAAATAATATAAAAATCTTCATCAAGCCTCTTTTCGATGCAACCCGGTTGCATTCCTTCAATATTAAAAGATAATACGGGTATTTTTTTGCTAAAATCTCCTGTGCCATAAAATAAGATTCCCTTAGTTTCTGAAAGCCCGGATAAAAACTGTTCAGTCAGACCCAGCTTGTGTTTTCTTATGTTTTCAATGCCTGTTTTGTTTATAAAATCGATGCCTGCTTTTATTGAGGCAATACCGGGAGTATTAAGTGTTCCGCTTTCAAGCTTGTCAGGAAAAAACTCAGGCTGGCTTTCATCATCAGAAAAACTTCCAGTGCCACCCTCCTTTAAGCTGTTTAAATTTATTTCCTCCCCAACAATCAGGATTCCTGTTCCCTGAATTCCAAAAAGTGATTTGTGCCCTGAGCAGGCAAAAATATCAATATTACCTTTTATGATATCGACTGGTATTGTTCCGGCAGTCTGTGCAGCATCAACTAGAAGTTTTATTCCTTTTTTTTTGCAGATACTGCCAATCTCTTCAACAGGATTTATTGAGCCGAGAACATTTGAGGCGTGGTTTATGACAACTAATTTTGTATTCTTTTTAAAGGCTTTTTTTATATCTTCAGGATCAACAAAACCTTCAGAAGAAGTTTTTACTTTAGTTACTTCAATACCATTTTTTTTAAGTGATTTTAATGGCCTTGTAACAGAATTGTGCTCTATGTATGATGTTATTACGTGGTTTCCGGGAGATAGTAATCCTTTTAGTCCAAGGTTGAGGGAATCTGTTGCATTTGAAGTGAAAATAACCCTTGAACTATCAGGGAAATTAAAAAATTTTGCCACATCTTCTCTTGTCTCAAATATCATCCTTGCAGATTCAACTGCCATCCTGTGAGACCCTCTTCCGGGACTCCCTCCGATATTTCTCATTGCGTGGTCAACAGCTTCATAGACCTGCGGGGGTTTTGGAAAAGATGTAGCAGCGTTATCAAGATAGATTGGCATTGAAAGCTCTATTAAATATTGTCCATGGTTGATTGTTATAAAAAAATATAACTATAAGTTCAAAGCCTAAAATTCAAATGTCATCTGTCCGCTCTTAACTTCACTCCGCTTACTCTGTTAAAAATATTCTCTCTTTATCCAGCAAAATTGTTACTTTGTCACCAATTTTTATATCACTCTTTTCACATATAAACTTTTCAATATCCATAATTAAGTTGAGCTTTGTTTCAGAAAACTTTAAAAATATTCTGTTGGTTTTCTCAAGGCTTATTATGTGGTCTACAGAAAGAGTCAGGGAATTATCTTCTGTTTTGTCATAATCTGAAAGCCTTACATCCCGCGGCTTGATGCACAGAAAAGCCTTATCTCCTTTGTTAAACCTTGAGTCAATGCCTGTTTTTATCTTTATCCCTTCAACGCTACACAAAAAGCAGTCCTTGAATGTTTCAATGATTCTGCACGGGAAGATGTTTTTTACTCCTAAAAATTTCGCTGTAAGGCGTTTCCGCGGGTTAGAGAAAATTTCATGCTTTTCTCCTGACTCTACAATCCTGCCATCATTCAGAATAATTATATGGTCAGCAAGAGTAAAAGCTTCCTGAAGGTTATGGGTGACATAGATTATTGGGATACTTAAAATAGATTTTAATTTGAGCAGGTCCTGCTGAAGTTTTTCTCTTATTCTTTCATCAAGCGCTGACAATGGTTCATCAAGGAGAAGAAGTTTTGGGTCAGAAGCTATAGCCCTTGCAATTGCAACTCTTTGCTTCTGTCCTCCTGATAATTCGTTTGGATATTTTTTTTCCTTCCTGTCAAGGCGAAAAAGCTCAAGCAGTTTTCTTACCTTTTCATCTGCGTCAGACCTGTTATTGATTCCGTATGCTATATTTTCATAAACATTGAGATGCGGGAAAAGGCTGTACTCCTGAAAGACATAGCCTATTTTCCTTTTTCGAATAGGGATATTTATACCCTTCTCCTTGTTAAAAAGCTCATCTCCGTTTAATCTGATATACCCTTCATCAGGAATGATTATACCTGATAGCATATTCAATGTAAGGCTTTTCCCTGTCCCTGAAGGACCAAAGAGGACTGTAAGATGATCTCCTGATGCAGTTGTGCCTTTTTTGTTGTAAGCAGAGAACTCAATATCAATGAAAAAGTCAGATAATTTTTTCTTTAAATGATACTCTATCAATCTGTTCTCCCAAGAGAGTTAGCTTCAGGCTCATTTGAATTTATTAATACTTTCCTTTTGTAAACTTATTGACCCAGAAAAGAACTGATATTGAAAAAGCTGTAATTATCAGAACAAGGGTATTGGCTAAAGGAATATTGTTTGCCTGTACAGCATCATATATGGCTATTGAGATTGTTTGTGTCTTCTGAGGGATATTTCCTGCAACCATCAATGTTGTCCCGAAATCTCCCATTGAACGGGCAAAAGCCATAGCTGTTCCTGCAATTATTCCCCTTTTGGCAAGAGGAAGTGTTACAGATGTAAATACTTTAAACTCCGATTTCCCTAAAAGTCTTGCTGCATTTTCGATATTGATGTCAACAGATTCGATAGAAGCCCTGGCAGGTTTTATGAAAAGAGGTATTGAAGCTACTACTGCCGCTATTACAGCTCCTTTCCATGTAAAAACAACAGTTACACCAAAGACATTTTCAAGAAATCTTCCTATTGGACCATTCCGCCCGAGTACGACAAGAAGGTAATATCCAAGAACAGTCGGTGGGATTATAAGCGGCTGCATTACAATTGCATCAATGAAATTTTTTAAAAAAAAATCTTTTTTTGCAAGTATCCAAGCCATTAAAAGTCCAACAAAAAAAGAAAACAGTGTGGCTATTATAGAGACTTTAAGTGTGAGATATAAAGGAAAGAGATCTGTATGGTTCATTATTAATTTTACCTTATAAAGTTTCTTTAAAACTATTTAGTCTTATAACCGTATTCCTCCAGCATAGCTTTCCCTTTTTTGCTGCAAACAAAATCTATGAATTCTTTTGCAACTTTTTGTTTTGATGTATCTTTCAATATTGCCATTGTCTGGTTAATTGGCGGATGAAGCTCTTCGCTTATCGTAATGTAATTAACCTCAGGAACTTTTGCGATGGAAAGGGCAATGATTCCTGCATCAGCATTTCCTGTCTGAATAAATTGAAGAGCCTGTCTTACATTTTCTCCTAATATTAACTTACTCTTGATTTTATCCCAGAGCCCTGCCCTGATTAGAAATTCTTTTGCTGCAATTCCATATGGGGCATGGTCAGGGTTTGCTATGGCAATACTTTTAATATCTTTTACCAGAAGATCCCTAAGGGTTGTTACTGGTTTTACATTTTTGTTATATGCAATAACCAATCTTCCTCCGGCATAATTTCTTATTGAATCGTTTTTGAGAAGATTTTGATTTTTTAATCCCATAATATATCTGTCATCAGCAGCGGCAAAAATGTCATATGGTGCTCCCTGCCGGATTTGCTCTGCAAGCATTCCTGTTGAACCAAATGTAAATATTATCCTGTTTCCTGTTTCAGATTCAAAGGTTTTGCCCATTTCACTGAAAACAAAAAGAAGATCAGATGCAGCGCCAACAAGAAGCTCTTCAGAAAAAGCAGCGCTAAGAGGGAATAACAAAAAGAGTAAAGTTAAAGTTATACGTGTTATAATTAACATAGATAAATCTTTATAAAAAATGTAGAAACAGGTCTTTAGGTCTGTTTCTACATCTGGTTTACCAGTTTCAAATAGCACAAAAAAAAGCCGATTCCCTGTTTTGAAAAGGAAACCGGCTTTTATTTATACCGTTTCTAATCTCCTTTCCAAACACGAGGAGGCAATCTGATTTCTCAGAATACCCGAATCGGCCAAGAGCCATGTTCTTTTTCCGGAATTTAGGCTCAAAGGCTCGGAGATCGCTTCTTCTTACTGATATTAAACAGAAAAAGTCAAGTAATAAAATGTGAAGGATTATTAAACCTTTAAAAAATGGCTCATCGTTGAAGTGAGTGGGTAAAAGTTAGTGATTGATATTATCTGCCTGTGCGTTCACGCAGACAGGCGCAAAACGGCAAGAGATAAGGGGAAAAGGAAGTTGAATAAGGTTCAAAAAACTGATATTATAACAGCATGGGAAAAAAGAAGACGCTGCTGGACAAATATCGGTTCTCCGGATATAGTCCGAGGTTGATACTCTTGACTGGCTACTTGTATAAAATCTTTTTCATTAGGAGGCTGAAATGGAAGAAGAAATCAAGGAAATGGAAAATGATTTCACCAAAATTTTAAATAGAAGAACAAGGAAGCTTTCAAAAGAGGAACTGAAAAAGGAAATAATAAAATTTATTGGAGAAAATAAAATCTGCACAATTGCAACATGCTTAAATAATATTCCCCGTTCAACACCTGTCCGCTACC
Protein-coding sequences here:
- a CDS encoding thymidylate synthase, flavin-dependent, whose product is MKPNFQVDLLAITPDCEKLIEEAGRTCYLSFGKIGKGSEKKFIKMLIKSGHLSVLEHAYATFRIKGGSRAFTHQLVRHRICSFSQQSQRYVSEKEFDFITPHSIRKNSEALKLFNETMELLKENYQKLQAMGIKNEDARFVLPNAIKSEIVISANLREWRYILQLRCAPDAQWEIRGICNEILKILKKEAPVVFEDFELDGDKKVAIVK
- a CDS encoding restriction endonuclease, with product MALSQNQIIDIENVLRNSLRHKFQNYNPEPASMPFHTRLLGKDRLALYSFIHSLNTNFGTSIFEPVALALASSSFTSAASKQTAGTQISSEAHHVIQNIMDGLATATSSPNKPEEIIAIKEVCRQGEMKKVKLTKVDIKLVAHDGTIYLFDLKTAKPNAGGFKEFKRTLLEWIAATLAGNPTADVQSFIAIPYNPYEPEPYNRWTMRGMLDLDKELKVASEFWDFIGGEGAYQNLLDIFERIGIELRTEIDDYFARYNKQN
- a CDS encoding cysteine desulfurase, with protein sequence MPIYLDNAATSFPKPPQVYEAVDHAMRNIGGSPGRGSHRMAVESARMIFETREDVAKFFNFPDSSRVIFTSNATDSLNLGLKGLLSPGNHVITSYIEHNSVTRPLKSLKKNGIEVTKVKTSSEGFVDPEDIKKAFKKNTKLVVINHASNVLGSINPVEEIGSICKKKGIKLLVDAAQTAGTIPVDIIKGNIDIFACSGHKSLFGIQGTGILIVGEEINLNSLKEGGTGSFSDDESQPEFFPDKLESGTLNTPGIASIKAGIDFINKTGIENIRKHKLGLTEQFLSGLSETKGILFYGTGDFSKKIPVLSFNIEGMQPGCIEKRLDEDFYIISRAGLHCSPDSHKTAGTYPDGAIRISPGFFNTFEDIDLTIDAIRKIAKSL
- a CDS encoding xanthine dehydrogenase; amino-acid sequence: MLDIYKEIVRIRESGEKAALATIVSRKGSTPRKESAKMLIKSDGSIIGSIGGGCVEGQVWDDAKEVIKKGKSKILHFDLTNEEIALDGLACGGKMDVLIEPILPVPTMFIFGAGHISLPLCKIAKIAGFRVVIIDDRDIFANRERFPDADEIIVESFETVFNKLRMNDSSYLVIVTRGHLYDEKVLELSLRTKTKYVGMIGSKRKIKTIFTNLKSRGATQAQLEKIYTPIGLPIDAETPEEIAVSIMAEVIKVKQDE
- a CDS encoding molybdate ABC transporter substrate-binding protein, translated to MLIITRITLTLLFLLFPLSAAFSEELLVGAASDLLFVFSEMGKTFESETGNRIIFTFGSTGMLAEQIRQGAPYDIFAAADDRYIMGLKNQNLLKNDSIRNYAGGRLVIAYNKNVKPVTTLRDLLVKDIKSIAIANPDHAPYGIAAKEFLIRAGLWDKIKSKLILGENVRQALQFIQTGNADAGIIALSIAKVPEVNYITISEELHPPINQTMAILKDTSKQKVAKEFIDFVCSKKGKAMLEEYGYKTK
- a CDS encoding molybdenum ABC transporter permease subunit — its product is MNHTDLFPLYLTLKVSIIATLFSFFVGLLMAWILAKKDFFLKNFIDAIVMQPLIIPPTVLGYYLLVVLGRNGPIGRFLENVFGVTVVFTWKGAVIAAVVASIPLFIKPARASIESVDINIENAARLLGKSEFKVFTSVTLPLAKRGIIAGTAMAFARSMGDFGTTLMVAGNIPQKTQTISIAIYDAVQANNIPLANTLVLIITAFSISVLFWVNKFTKGKY